In Pseudomonas oryzihabitans, the DNA window AGTCGTGCCGCCGCGCGCCTGCACCTGACCCAGCCGGCGGTGAGCCAGGCGCTCAAGCGGCTGGAGGAGCAACTCGACCGCGCGCTGATCATCCGTCGCGGACCGCGCTTCGCCCTCACCGAGGCCGGGGAAGAGGTAGCCCGGATCGCCAGCGATCTCTATGGCAACGTCTCCCGTCTTGGCGCCGCCCTGGAGCACTCCACGGAAACCGTGGTGGGCAAGGTGCGGATGCTCACCATCAGCCGCATCCAGTCACGCTGTTACGACGACTTCCTCGCCGACTTCCATCGGCGCTTTCCGCGGGTGGAGCTGGAGATCGACGTGATGCGCAGTTCGGACATCATCAGCTCGCTGTTGCAGAAGACCGCGACCCTGGGCCTCGCCCTGTGCCGGCTGCCCCAGCCCAAGCTGGAACAGCGGGTGCTGTTGCAGCAGCGCTATGCCTTCTTCTGCGGACGGCGCCATCCCTTGTTCGGCCGTAACGGGCTGTCGCTGGCCGATCTGCAGGGCGAGAACTTCGTCAGCTTTACCAGCGACCAGATCGGCGGCAGTCTCTCGCCGCTCACCATCTTTCGCGACCAGCAGGGCTTCACCGGCCGCATCGTGGCCTCCTCGCCCAGTCTCGAAGAGATCCGCCGCCTGGTCGGGGCCGGCTACGGCATCGGCTGCCTGCCCCAGCACGTGGTGGCCGACGACGTGGCCGCTGGCGAACTCTGGCGCCTGCCGCCCAGCGAGGGGGTGGCCGACGTGGACGTGCATCTGCTCTGGCACCGCGAGCAGCGCATGACCCAGGCGGAAACGGCGTTGCTGGAAGGCTTCCAGCATCTGCTGGCGACCACCGAGGTGGCGGCGCGGCTCTAACGCGCATTCCACCCGCCAGCGAGGGGCGCCTTGCTATCCTTGTGCACCGGACACCCTCGCCAAGGAGCTTCCATGGATCCCTACCCTCGCCCAGGTACCTGGCGCGAGCGCCTGTACATCATCATCTTCCATACCTATACCCCGGCTGGAAAACTCTTCGACACCCTGCTGCTGGCGGTCATCATGGCCAGCCTCGGCGTGGTGATGCTCGACAGTATCCAGTCCATCCATTTGCGCTACGGCAGCTGGCTCTATGGGCTGGAGTGGATCTTCACCGGCCTCTTCGCGATCGAGTACCTGCTGCGGGTGATCTGCGCGCCTCGGCCGCGGCAGTACGTCACCAGCTTCTATGGCCTCATCGACCTGCTGGCCGTGCTTCCCGCCTTCATCGCGCTGGTGACGCCCGACGCCCAGTACTTCCTGGTCATCCGGGTGCTGCGGATGATGCGGGTGTTCCGGGTGCTCAAACTCACGCCCTACCTGAGCCAGGCGGATTTCCTCATGGTGGCGCTGAGCAGCAGTCGCCAGAAGATCACCGTCTTCCTGCTGGCCATCTGCACCCTGGTGACCATGTTCGGTACCTTCATGTACGTCATCGAAGGACCGGCCAATGGCTTCACCAGTATCCCGCGCAGCATCTACTGGGCGGTGGTGACCCTCACCACCGTGGGCTTCGGCGACATGGTGCCCAAGACCGCCCTGGGCCAGACCCTGGCGAGCATGATCATGATCACCGGTTATTCGATCATCGCCGTGCCCACCGGGATCTTTACCGCGGAGCTGGCCAATGCCATGCGCAGCGCCACCCTGCAGCGCGACTGCCCGCACTGCCAGAAGCCCACCCACGAGCCCGACTCCTCCTTCTGCAACCGTTGCGGCAGCCCACTGTTTCCCCGCCCCGAGGCGGGTCAGCAGGATAGGTCGGCGTCCTAGGGCGGAGGTCGCCTAAGGCGTGGCGTCGCTGGCATGGCAGGCCCAGGCGGGCCGGGTGGCCAGGCGGTCGAGATAGGCCTCGATCGCCGGCGCCGCGATCCGCTCGATCGGAGTGCGCCGCCAGCGATGCAGCGACAGGCCCAGGACGATGTCGGCCAGGCTGAAGTGCTCGCCCGCCACATAGGGGCCGTGTTGCGCCAGGTGCGCCTCCAGGATGGCGACGCGTCCATTCCAGGCGGCGACGCCTTCCTGCAGACGCTGCGGATCTGGCACTGGCGGCTGATGCTTGACCAGTGCCAGATAGGGATAGCTCCAGGCCGGGTTGAGCTCGCTGGCCTGCCAGTCCAGCCACTGATCGACCCGTGCCCTGTCCCGTGGCGCCAACGGATAGAGCGCCTCGCCACCATGGGCATTGGCCAGATAGCACAGGATGCTGTTGGACTCCCAGAGCACGAAATCGCCATCCAGCAGTACCGGAATCTGGCCATTGGGATTCCACTGCAGGTACTCGGCGGACTGCGCCGAGCGAAAGCCGGCGCCCCAGTCCTCGCGCTCATAGCCCAGGCCCAGTTCATCCAGGCACCAGAGCACCTTGCGCACATTGATCGAAGAGATGCGACCTAGGATCTTCAACATGCTGAAGCGACCTCCAGAGGTTGGCGGCTGAGATAGGGCTCGATGTTGCCGAGCGCCCGCTCGACATAGTCCTCCTTCTCGCCCACCGGTGCGACATAGTGCAGCGCCTCGACCGCCGCCTCGCGGCCCAGCAGTCGGGCGATGGCCCAGCCGGCCAGGTAGCTGGACGCCAGGCAGCCGCCGGCCGTGGCCAGGTTGCCACGGGCGAAGAACGGTTGTTCCAGTACCTCGATGCCGGCGTCCTGCACCCAGGGCTTGGTGGTGAGATCGGTGCAGCCGGGCACGCCGTCCAGCAGGCCAAGTCGCGCCAGCAGCAGGGTGCCGGAACACTGGGCACCGATCAGCTGGCGAGCGGGATCGAGCACGGCCAGCTGCTCCAGCAGGGCCGCATCGCAGGCGAGTTCGCGGGTGCGGATGCCACTGCCCACCAGCACGGCGGCGCAGCCGGCCAGCTCCTCGAAGCCCGCCTGCCGCTCCAGGCGGACGCCATTCATGGAGGTCACCCAGGGCGAGGGCGCCATCAGCGAGACGCGCCAGTCCGGGCGCTTGATGCGATTGAGAATCCCCAGGGCGATCAGGGAGTCCAGCTCGTTGAAACCGTCGAAGGTGAGGATGGCGAGGTGCATGGGGCTACCGGACGAACGGGAGGAGTCCGGATTCTCGTCCCGTTTCGGGCCGACCGGCCAGATACAGTGCCGCGCCAAGCCAGGCATACAGCCATCCCGTGGCCCTTAACGGCTCTGGGTCGACGCATTGATCCGTCACCGCTCAGCGGATAGTGGCCCCTGGCCATTAAAGTAGTCAGCCTGTCGGCCGATAGGCTGACGCCACCCGGCCTCCCACTTGCAGCCCTTCTCAGCACCCCCTCCGAGAACCAGATGGACGATGAAAACCGTTACGAGCTGCACGTCAGGCGAGTGCTGCGCACGCCTCTGCTGGTGCTGCAGCCGTTGATGCTGGTGATGTGGCCGCTGAGCCTGTTGAGCAATCCTCTGATCGGCAGCCCTTACAAGCCACGCTATTTCGCGGTGATGTTGCTTCTACTGGGCGTCAGCGCCCTGCTCAGCGTGGTGCGCAGCGCTCGGTTGATGAGTCTGGCCTTCACCGGCAACATCTGGGCGCTCGCCTTCGCCTTTCGGATCCAGATCAACGATGCGGGTGACGCGGGTCTCTACTGGAATCTGCCCGTCGCCCTGGTCTTCGGCCTGGGTACCTGTGGCCTGACCTATCGCCTCTCCCACTACCTGCTCACCCTGCTGGGCACGCTATTCATCCTCTTCGTCGGCCAGGACCAGCTGGTGCCAGCCGCCATGCCCGGTCCTCTGGTTGGGTTGCTGCTGGCGGTGGCCCTGGCCATCGGCATCGCCTACAACCATGCCAGCAGCCAGGGAATGCGCCGGACCTTCAGCCTCAAGGAGCGCTATCGCCTACTGGCGGAAACGGACGAGCTGACCAGGATCGCCAATCGGCGCAAGCTCCTGCGCGAGGTAGAGGCCGCGCTGGCGGCGAGCCGGGACACACCCGGCCATTTCATCATGCTCGACATCGACAACTTCAAGGAGATCAACGACCAGTACGGCCACCAGGTGGGCGATGAGGTGTTGATCGCCACGGCCCGGGAGATCAACCAGCTCGATCCGGCATTGCAGGGTGGTCGGCTGGGTGGCGAGGAGTTTGGCCTGCTGATTCGCGGACAGGACGATGCCCGGGTACGCGCCTTGCTGGGTACCCTGCAGACGCGGCTGGCCGAGGCCGCCCCCCTGGGCATTACCTTCAGCGCCGGAGTGATGCGTCTGGAGCCAAACGGATCGCTGAGCGACCTGCTACGGCGAGCGGACGAAAGTCTCTATCGGGCCAAGCGACAGGGCAAGGATCAGGCAGTCTGGGCTGCCTGAGGCGCCCTACTCCAGTTTTTCCACCTTCACCGCCGTGGTGCCATCCTCGACCATGTCCACTCGCCGGGCAGCGGCACGCGAGAGGTCGATGATGCGTCCACGGATATAGGGTCCACGGTCGTTGATGCGTACGACGACGGCGCGATCGTTTTCCAGGTTGGTCACCTTGACCCGGGTGCCAAGCGGCAGGGTCTTGTGGGCGGCAACCAGTTCATTGTTGTTGAAGGTCTCGCCACTGGCGGTTTCCTTGCCATGGAATTTGCGCGCATAGAAGGAGGCCTTGCCGCGCTGTTCGAAGCTGGCTTCCTTCTTGATTGGTGCAGCGACGGTCTTGGCATCCTTTTCCTGGCAGGCCGTGCAGGCGAGCAACAGGAGCAATACAAGAAATCTGGGACGGCTGAACACGTTTCACCTTCCTCTTCTTCTTCGTTTTGGGGAAAGCAACGCACTGGGAATGGGTTCAGCTATCTCAGAACCAAACCGCCACCCAAGGGTTCGCCACCGATGGCCATAGGCCGCCATATCTGTGACGAGCCCCTCAAGACCAGGCTAGGGCGTCGGTAGCACGTACCTGAGGATGGCGACGAAGTGCAGCGCGCTGCCGGCCATGACGAAGCCATGCCAGATGCCGTGCCAGTGACGAAAACGATCGTCGAAGACGAAGAACAGGATGCCGACGGTATAGAGCACGCCGCCGGCTGCCAGCCAGGCGAAGCCTTCGCCGCCCAGGCGATCCAGCAGCGGCCCCACCGCCACCAGCACGATCCAGCCCATGACGGCGTAGATCACCAGCGACAGGATGCGCGCTTCCGAGCGGGGCTTGAGCTCCTGCGCCATCCCGAACAGGGCCAGGCCCCAGACGATGCCGAACAGCGTCCAGCCCCAGGGCCCGCGCAAGGTCACCAGGCAGAACGGCGTGTAGCTGCCGGCGATGAGCAGGTAGATCGACAGGTGATCGAGCTTTTGCAACAGGCGTTTAGCCCGCCCCTTCACGCTGTGGTAGAGGGTCGAAATGCTGTAGAGGATCACCAGCGCGACCCCGTAGATGGCCACGCTGACGATGCGCCAGGGATCACCCTGCAGGCTGGCCAGCACCACCAGGGTAATGGCCCCGGCCAGCGCCAGCAGCGCGCCGACCAGGTGGGTCCAGGCATTGAGACGTTCGCCGTGATACATGCGTCCTCCAGGTCAGGGTCGCACCGTGACTCAGGTTCAGCCTGAGCCCTCGCGACGGGCGGTGAGGCGCTCATAACGGTCGAGCAGTGGCTGGATGGAAACCCCATGTACCGCGATGCTCAGGGCTACCACCGACAGCGTAAGGTCGACGATGGTCCCGGCCCAGTCGGCCGTGACATGATGCGTGAGCGCGTAGCACAGATAATACAGGCTACCGATTCCACGAATGCCGAACCAGCCGATCAGCGCCCCCTGATGCCGCTCGATGCGGGTGAAGGGCAGCATGGTCGCTACCCCCAGCGGCCGGATCACGGCGAACAGCAAGGCACCCAGCAGCAGGGCGCGGCTGTCCCAGTGGGTGATGAGCACCACGCCGAGCAGGGTGACCAGCAGCACTTCGAAGGAGCGCTCCACCAGGCTGCCAAAGGCGAGCATGTCGCCCATCATCACGCCGGCCGCCATCTTGGGCTCTTCGAGATCGTCCGCCTTGGCCACCGTGGCGTGCTCCGGTGCGCCGGTGAGATGCCCGATCACCGGCTGCGCCAGTTGTTCGGAAGGGATTTCCGCATTGCCGGAGGTCTGCACCTCGGCCTGGCGCAGGCCCAGCCCGGCGGCGAACACCGCGAGAAAACCGTAGCCGCCGATCTCGTCGGCCAGCACATAGGACAGGGCGATCAGCGCCAGGGCGAGGAAGTCGTTGGGCGAAATGGTGCTGTCACCGTGCCGGGTACGCAGGTAGATCATCAACCGGCCCACGCCCTTGCCCATGGTGTAGCCCAGCAACAGGCCCGCCGGTACCGCCCAGAGCACGCTTTTCAGGAACCACTCCAGGGTCCAGCCCCACTGGGGCTCGCCATGTTGCAACAGCAGCAGACCGAGCAGCACGAAGGGAAAGGCCGTGCCGTCGTTGAGGCCGGCCTCACCGGAAAGGCCGAAGCGCACCCGGTCGAAATCCTGGGCGTGGTTGACCTGTACCAGGCCGGCCAGCACCGGATCGGTAGGCGCGAGGATGGCACCGATCAGCAGGGCCACGCCCCAGGGCAGGCCGAGCAGATAGTGAGCGACCAGGCAGACCCCGGCGATGCTGAGGACCATCACCGGCCCGGCCAGGAGGTAGGCACCGTGCCAGGAGGAGCGACGGAACGACAGCCGCAGCTTGAGGCCGCTGACGAACAGCGAGAAGAGCACCGCCACCTCGGTGAGGTGGCCGATCCAGTTCGCCGACTGCTGGAAGTCGACCTCGGCCAGGCCCAGGCCGATGGGACTGATGAGCATGCCAAAGGCCAGGCAGACCACCGAAGTGGTCACCGGCAGCCAACGGAGATAAGCGGAGGTCAGGGCCAGGATCATCAATAGCGATCCCAATACCCCAACCCAGACGAGAAAAGTCATGTGGGTAGCGTGATCCAGAACAGGAGAGGAAGAGCCAGTGGCGGGCGCCACCTTCCTGATGGAGACTGCGCCAAGGCCGTCACAGTGCCGCCTATCTGCCGAATGGCGTGCCCTGCAGTGACCCCAAGGCCCTGACCGGGGTCCCATGCCTTACAGTCCCTCCACGGAAAGCCTCTTCCCGCATGAGCGATCACCGCCTCCGCAAGCAACGCCGTCTCGACCGCCTGCAGCTATTCCTCGACTGGGCCAGCCGCACCCACGCGACCTTCACTGCCAAGCAGCAGCACCAGGAACTCTGGTTCAAGCCCTACGCGGGCTATCCCCTGCCGCACCTGGGACGCATCGCCAAGGCCTTCTGGCTGGGTCTGGACGAAGCTGCCGCGGTAGCGGCCGGCAGCACGCCCGATCCCGATACCTTGCTGGGCCAGGCCCTGCTCAGTGCCGGCAAGACCTTTGGCTATCCGGTGGATGTCTTCGGCAGCGAAAAACTCTTCACGGGCGGCGCGGCGAGCGAGTTGCTCGAACCTCACTGGGCGCTGCAGTTGGTGGAAAGCGATTCCGCGACCACCTTCGAGGCCGCGGTACGGCAACGCCTGGGTGCGAGCGTGCGCGAGCGGCTTGGCGTGATGGCAGCGCCCTTCGCCGAGATGGCCGAGGAAGATCGCCAGCGTGTGCTGGAGCGGGTGCCCCAGGCCCTGATCCGCCTGGACGACTTCCTGCCGCGCGCGGTGGAGGTGCTCAACGAGACGCGCCACGAACTGAGGTTCAACGTGGTGCTGACCCACGAGGACATCCGTCTGGAGATCCCCCGGCGCCTGGCGGCCAATCAGGGGCGCCTGCTCGGCGACGCCGATGTCGCCGCGCTCAAGGCGGAGGCCGAGCGGGAACTGCGCGAGCGCTTCGCCGTGCTGGTGAGCGAAGCCGATGCCCTGGACTTCGATCTGCACCAGCTCGGCACGCCGCGCCTGCAGGAACTGATGCGCCTGGAGGCCGACAAGTTGCGTCGGGCCCTGCGCCATGCCGTGGCGCAGCAGCGCGAGAAGATGGCCTTCGCCGTACTGCTGGAAAACAACCCGCGCTTCGGCCAGTACCACCAGAACTATCCGGCCCGGCGCCTGACCCGTACCTGGACCGCCCTGCTCGGCCCCACCAACAGCGGTAAGACCCACAGGTCCATCGAGGCCATGGCGGCGGTGACCCACGCCATCTACCTGTCACCCCTGCGGCTGATGGCCCTGGAGAACCAGGAGCGCCTGGAATCCCTCGGCGTGCCCTGCTCCCTGGTGACTGGTGAGGAAGAGATCATTCGTCCGGGCGCCACCCACTTCTGCTGCACCGTCGAGGAATTCGCCCGCTTCCGGCGCCAGCAATGGGAGGTGGTGGTGGTCGACGAGGTGCAGATGCTGGCCGATCCGCAACGCGGCTGGGCCTGGGTCGATGCCCTGGTCAGCGCCCATACCAAACGCCTGCTGATGACCGGCCCGGCGCTGATCGAACCCTCGCTGCGCACCCTCTGCGACCTGTGCGAGGACCGCCTGGAGATCAAGCCCACCAAGCGCCTGTCGCCGGTCACGGTGGCGCGCCATGCCACCGCCCTGGAGCGCCTGGAGCCCGGGTCGCTGCTGGTAGCTTTCAGCCGGCGAGTGGTGCTGGAGCTCAAGGGCCTGCTGGAGATGGCCGGCCGTCGGGTCTCGGTGGTCTATGGCGCCCTCTCCCCGGAGGTGCGTCGTGAACAGGCGCGGCGTTTCCGCGAAGGCGAGACCGAGATCATGGTGGCCACCGATGCGGTGGGCATGGGCCTCAACCTGCCCGCCCACACGCTGTGCTTCTATACCGACGAGAAATTCGACGGGGTGCAGAATCGCCCGCTGCGGGTGCAGGAGGTCAAGCAGATCGGCGGGCGCGCCGGGCGGTTCGGCCATCATGCCGAGGGCGAGATCACCGCGCTGGAACCCCATGTGCTGCGCAACATCAAGCGGCTGTTCCACAGCCCGGACGATCCGGTGGACCTGCACCAGTTCCAGGTGCGACCGAGCCTGGAACACCTGCGCGCCCTGTCCGACTTCATGGAGGAGCCCAGCCTGCTGCGCACCTGGCTGACCTTCAACCGCAACATCAACTACGGCGATGCCTTCGTCTCGGTGCTACCCGATGAACTGGC includes these proteins:
- a CDS encoding LysR family transcriptional regulator — translated: MANNQDRPLSPAPTQEGRRFLNDRLDWNLLRTYLVIVQEGSVSRAAARLHLTQPAVSQALKRLEEQLDRALIIRRGPRFALTEAGEEVARIASDLYGNVSRLGAALEHSTETVVGKVRMLTISRIQSRCYDDFLADFHRRFPRVELEIDVMRSSDIISSLLQKTATLGLALCRLPQPKLEQRVLLQQRYAFFCGRRHPLFGRNGLSLADLQGENFVSFTSDQIGGSLSPLTIFRDQQGFTGRIVASSPSLEEIRRLVGAGYGIGCLPQHVVADDVAAGELWRLPPSEGVADVDVHLLWHREQRMTQAETALLEGFQHLLATTEVAARL
- a CDS encoding ion transporter, which encodes MDPYPRPGTWRERLYIIIFHTYTPAGKLFDTLLLAVIMASLGVVMLDSIQSIHLRYGSWLYGLEWIFTGLFAIEYLLRVICAPRPRQYVTSFYGLIDLLAVLPAFIALVTPDAQYFLVIRVLRMMRVFRVLKLTPYLSQADFLMVALSSSRQKITVFLLAICTLVTMFGTFMYVIEGPANGFTSIPRSIYWAVVTLTTVGFGDMVPKTALGQTLASMIMITGYSIIAVPTGIFTAELANAMRSATLQRDCPHCQKPTHEPDSSFCNRCGSPLFPRPEAGQQDRSAS
- a CDS encoding glutathione S-transferase family protein; the protein is MLKILGRISSINVRKVLWCLDELGLGYEREDWGAGFRSAQSAEYLQWNPNGQIPVLLDGDFVLWESNSILCYLANAHGGEALYPLAPRDRARVDQWLDWQASELNPAWSYPYLALVKHQPPVPDPQRLQEGVAAWNGRVAILEAHLAQHGPYVAGEHFSLADIVLGLSLHRWRRTPIERIAAPAIEAYLDRLATRPAWACHASDATP
- a CDS encoding DJ-1/PfpI family protein; the protein is MHLAILTFDGFNELDSLIALGILNRIKRPDWRVSLMAPSPWVTSMNGVRLERQAGFEELAGCAAVLVGSGIRTRELACDAALLEQLAVLDPARQLIGAQCSGTLLLARLGLLDGVPGCTDLTTKPWVQDAGIEVLEQPFFARGNLATAGGCLASSYLAGWAIARLLGREAAVEALHYVAPVGEKEDYVERALGNIEPYLSRQPLEVASAC
- a CDS encoding GGDEF domain-containing protein, giving the protein MDDENRYELHVRRVLRTPLLVLQPLMLVMWPLSLLSNPLIGSPYKPRYFAVMLLLLGVSALLSVVRSARLMSLAFTGNIWALAFAFRIQINDAGDAGLYWNLPVALVFGLGTCGLTYRLSHYLLTLLGTLFILFVGQDQLVPAAMPGPLVGLLLAVALAIGIAYNHASSQGMRRTFSLKERYRLLAETDELTRIANRRKLLREVEAALAASRDTPGHFIMLDIDNFKEINDQYGHQVGDEVLIATAREINQLDPALQGGRLGGEEFGLLIRGQDDARVRALLGTLQTRLAEAAPLGITFSAGVMRLEPNGSLSDLLRRADESLYRAKRQGKDQAVWAA
- a CDS encoding septal ring lytic transglycosylase RlpA family protein codes for the protein MFSRPRFLVLLLLLACTACQEKDAKTVAAPIKKEASFEQRGKASFYARKFHGKETASGETFNNNELVAAHKTLPLGTRVKVTNLENDRAVVVRINDRGPYIRGRIIDLSRAAARRVDMVEDGTTAVKVEKLE
- the trhA gene encoding PAQR family membrane homeostasis protein TrhA, producing the protein MYHGERLNAWTHLVGALLALAGAITLVVLASLQGDPWRIVSVAIYGVALVILYSISTLYHSVKGRAKRLLQKLDHLSIYLLIAGSYTPFCLVTLRGPWGWTLFGIVWGLALFGMAQELKPRSEARILSLVIYAVMGWIVLVAVGPLLDRLGGEGFAWLAAGGVLYTVGILFFVFDDRFRHWHGIWHGFVMAGSALHFVAILRYVLPTP
- a CDS encoding cation:proton antiporter, which gives rise to MTFLVWVGVLGSLLMILALTSAYLRWLPVTTSVVCLAFGMLISPIGLGLAEVDFQQSANWIGHLTEVAVLFSLFVSGLKLRLSFRRSSWHGAYLLAGPVMVLSIAGVCLVAHYLLGLPWGVALLIGAILAPTDPVLAGLVQVNHAQDFDRVRFGLSGEAGLNDGTAFPFVLLGLLLLQHGEPQWGWTLEWFLKSVLWAVPAGLLLGYTMGKGVGRLMIYLRTRHGDSTISPNDFLALALIALSYVLADEIGGYGFLAVFAAGLGLRQAEVQTSGNAEIPSEQLAQPVIGHLTGAPEHATVAKADDLEEPKMAAGVMMGDMLAFGSLVERSFEVLLVTLLGVVLITHWDSRALLLGALLFAVIRPLGVATMLPFTRIERHQGALIGWFGIRGIGSLYYLCYALTHHVTADWAGTIVDLTLSVVALSIAVHGVSIQPLLDRYERLTARREGSG
- a CDS encoding DEAD/DEAH box helicase — its product is MSDHRLRKQRRLDRLQLFLDWASRTHATFTAKQQHQELWFKPYAGYPLPHLGRIAKAFWLGLDEAAAVAAGSTPDPDTLLGQALLSAGKTFGYPVDVFGSEKLFTGGAASELLEPHWALQLVESDSATTFEAAVRQRLGASVRERLGVMAAPFAEMAEEDRQRVLERVPQALIRLDDFLPRAVEVLNETRHELRFNVVLTHEDIRLEIPRRLAANQGRLLGDADVAALKAEAERELRERFAVLVSEADALDFDLHQLGTPRLQELMRLEADKLRRALRHAVAQQREKMAFAVLLENNPRFGQYHQNYPARRLTRTWTALLGPTNSGKTHRSIEAMAAVTHAIYLSPLRLMALENQERLESLGVPCSLVTGEEEIIRPGATHFCCTVEEFARFRRQQWEVVVVDEVQMLADPQRGWAWVDALVSAHTKRLLMTGPALIEPSLRTLCDLCEDRLEIKPTKRLSPVTVARHATALERLEPGSLLVAFSRRVVLELKGLLEMAGRRVSVVYGALSPEVRREQARRFREGETEIMVATDAVGMGLNLPAHTLCFYTDEKFDGVQNRPLRVQEVKQIGGRAGRFGHHAEGEITALEPHVLRNIKRLFHSPDDPVDLHQFQVRPSLEHLRALSDFMEEPSLLRTWLTFNRNINYGDAFVSVLPDELAEWIKLIDLPGIDFQLRWIFACTPIRGGLEGPASGQAQRWLRMVARGEPVDLPRIPMGNDLAGLESALHVVETYLHLARSLPELFPALERGQDHRDLLNDAITRELSRRRRPRGQEKGQGKGGRRQGRGERRGGRFGR